A genomic window from Streptomyces mirabilis includes:
- a CDS encoding alpha/beta hydrolase has protein sequence MTAFILVAGAHTGSWIWQTVADRLRESGARAYAVTLTGMGDRGHAAGADTDLETHIHDLLRVIDRTDAAEVVLVGHCYGIYPVLGAADRRPERIARIVHLDAGLPQDGDQALTLVPDHAVRDRLLHRAGPADDDWRIPPPPLEEWQRWGSVAGLSPAVLARLATRAVPQPVGTLTQPLRLSKAVSEVPKTGVLCTANGSSIAMVEALVGLGDPRFQVLTDPRVSFFELDTGHWPMLSRPDEVAETLMRAAAGEGHRVTAKVNEQPAHLRPFLMEVPERPRERVGRVELHLPDDLAEADHPRPAVVFVHGGPVHPDVRPTPRDWPGFVGYGQYVAGLGAVGVTLDHRLHDLADYGRAAEDIAEAVDLVRADPRVDGDRVGLWCFSSGGLLSADWLAAPPPWLRCVAANYPILAPLPNWGLVDSRFRPADAVRTAGRLPIVLTRVELERAEIAVTVEEFLAAAEQCDADVEVIDVPLGHHGFETIDHTEQARHALERAVRSVLEHLRR, from the coding sequence ATGACGGCATTCATCCTGGTGGCGGGCGCCCACACCGGCAGCTGGATATGGCAGACGGTAGCCGATCGGCTGCGGGAGTCGGGGGCACGGGCGTATGCGGTGACGCTCACCGGCATGGGTGACCGCGGCCATGCGGCGGGAGCTGACACGGACCTGGAGACGCACATCCACGATCTGCTGCGGGTGATCGACCGGACGGACGCGGCAGAGGTGGTGTTGGTCGGTCACTGTTACGGCATCTACCCGGTGCTCGGCGCCGCCGACCGGCGCCCGGAACGGATCGCCCGGATCGTCCACCTGGATGCCGGCCTGCCTCAGGACGGCGATCAGGCCCTCACCCTGGTGCCCGACCATGCGGTCCGCGACCGGCTGCTGCACCGCGCCGGGCCGGCCGATGACGACTGGCGGATTCCCCCGCCGCCGCTTGAGGAGTGGCAGCGCTGGGGCAGCGTCGCCGGCCTCTCGCCCGCCGTGCTGGCTCGGCTGGCGACACGCGCCGTACCGCAGCCGGTGGGCACGCTCACCCAGCCGCTCCGCCTGTCGAAAGCGGTCTCCGAGGTGCCGAAGACCGGCGTCCTGTGCACCGCCAACGGTTCGAGCATCGCCATGGTCGAGGCCCTGGTGGGACTGGGGGACCCGCGCTTCCAGGTGCTCACCGACCCCCGGGTGAGCTTCTTCGAACTCGACACCGGGCACTGGCCGATGCTCTCCCGCCCCGACGAGGTGGCCGAGACACTGATGCGGGCCGCCGCGGGAGAAGGGCACCGGGTGACCGCGAAGGTGAACGAACAGCCGGCTCACCTTCGCCCCTTCCTGATGGAGGTACCGGAGCGGCCTCGCGAGCGGGTCGGACGGGTCGAACTCCACCTCCCCGACGACCTCGCTGAAGCCGACCACCCGCGGCCGGCCGTGGTGTTCGTGCACGGTGGCCCGGTCCACCCCGATGTGCGGCCGACTCCGCGAGACTGGCCGGGCTTCGTCGGCTACGGCCAGTACGTGGCGGGTTTGGGGGCCGTCGGCGTGACGCTCGACCATCGACTGCACGATCTAGCCGACTACGGTCGGGCCGCCGAGGACATAGCCGAAGCGGTCGACCTCGTACGGGCCGATCCGCGCGTCGACGGGGATCGCGTGGGGCTGTGGTGCTTCTCCAGTGGCGGGCTGTTGTCGGCGGACTGGCTCGCGGCGCCTCCGCCGTGGTTGCGGTGCGTGGCGGCGAACTATCCCATACTCGCGCCACTGCCGAACTGGGGGCTTGTCGATTCCCGGTTCCGCCCGGCGGACGCGGTGCGTACCGCGGGACGGTTGCCGATCGTCCTGACCCGGGTGGAGCTGGAGCGCGCGGAGATCGCGGTCACGGTCGAGGAATTCCTGGCCGCCGCCGAGCAATGCGACGCCGATGTCGAGGTGATCGACGTTCCGCTCGGCCACCACGGTTTCGAGACCATCGACCACACCGAGCAGGCGCGCCATGCCTTGGAGCGAGCGGTGCGATCCGTCCTGGAGCACCTGCGGCGCTGA